The following are encoded together in the Elusimicrobiota bacterium genome:
- a CDS encoding TIGR03960 family B12-binding radical SAM protein, whose translation MDIENLLPFVKKPAQYIGQEWNSKVRSQKSEVRSQIRFCLIFPDLYELGMSNLGIQILYSILNHHPDVICERAFAPMADMEALLRKEGLPLFSIETKTPLNQFDILGFSIQHELCYTNILNILNLSNIPVESENRNSQSSTYPLIIAGGPACVNPLPLSDFIDAFVIGDGENIITQIADYRLQIADKQELLKKLAEISSVYVPLLDNKEKIVKKNTVDLQTTQYPTEPVVPYLNITQNRLNVEIMRGCPRGCLFCQASKIYSPKRIRSKEKILEIIEKGLHRTGYDEISLLSLSSSDYPQINDLMDVVVKLCYQKKVAVALPSLNCQRSSLQLAEKTRIFKKTSLTFAIEAGTERLRKYIGKFVSDDEILATTGSACKAGWRLIKLYFMLGLPTETDTDIDGIVILVKNIKKQAPQLNLNITISPFVPKPHTAFEREQFFGIDYFNEKKNYLKKNLAANVKFHNPEMSLIEAVFARGDKKLNNLLKEAYKNGCKFDQWNEHFSAELWRSAFANVGINPLDYLKKTEKSVVLPWDFIKLS comes from the coding sequence ATGGATATAGAAAATCTTTTACCGTTTGTCAAAAAACCAGCACAGTATATCGGTCAGGAATGGAATTCTAAAGTCAGAAGTCAGAAGTCAGAAGTCAGAAGTCAGATAAGATTTTGTCTTATTTTCCCTGACTTATACGAACTCGGGATGTCAAATCTTGGTATACAGATTCTGTATAGTATCCTCAATCACCACCCAGATGTTATCTGTGAACGAGCATTCGCACCAATGGCGGATATGGAAGCGCTCTTAAGAAAGGAAGGGCTACCACTTTTTTCAATAGAAACAAAAACACCACTTAACCAGTTTGATATTCTTGGCTTCTCAATCCAGCATGAGTTGTGTTATACGAATATTCTTAATATTTTGAATTTATCAAATATTCCAGTTGAATCAGAAAACCGCAATAGTCAGTCCTCCACATATCCGCTGATTATCGCCGGCGGACCTGCCTGCGTTAATCCACTGCCACTTTCAGATTTTATTGATGCGTTTGTTATCGGTGATGGCGAAAATATAATAACACAGATTGCAGATTACAGATTACAGATTGCAGATAAACAGGAGTTATTAAAAAAACTTGCCGAAATATCATCAGTTTATGTGCCGTTGCTTGACAATAAAGAAAAAATAGTTAAAAAAAACACTGTTGATTTACAAACTACCCAATATCCAACCGAGCCCGTTGTTCCATATCTGAATATAACACAGAACCGGCTTAATGTTGAAATAATGCGTGGCTGTCCAAGGGGCTGCTTGTTCTGTCAGGCGTCAAAAATATACTCACCTAAAAGAATCCGAAGTAAAGAAAAAATTTTAGAAATTATTGAAAAAGGGTTACATAGAACCGGTTATGATGAAATATCACTTCTCTCACTTTCAAGTTCTGACTACCCGCAAATAAACGATTTGATGGATGTGGTTGTAAAACTATGTTATCAGAAAAAGGTTGCAGTCGCACTCCCATCGCTAAACTGCCAACGTTCTTCACTTCAACTGGCTGAAAAAACACGAATCTTCAAAAAAACATCGTTAACATTCGCAATTGAAGCAGGAACCGAACGATTAAGAAAATATATCGGCAAGTTTGTATCAGATGATGAGATACTCGCAACAACAGGTTCCGCCTGTAAAGCTGGCTGGCGGTTGATAAAACTGTATTTTATGCTCGGTCTACCGACGGAAACTGACACTGATATTGATGGGATTGTAATACTTGTAAAAAATATCAAAAAACAAGCACCACAACTGAATCTGAACATTACTATCTCACCATTTGTTCCGAAACCACATACAGCATTTGAGCGAGAACAATTTTTTGGAATTGACTATTTTAATGAGAAAAAAAATTATCTAAAAAAAAACCTGGCTGCTAATGTTAAATTCCATAATCCTGAAATGTCACTAATTGAGGCGGTCTTTGCAAGAGGCGATAAAAAGTTAAATAATCTGTTGAAAGAAGCATATAAAAACGGCTGCAAGTTTGACCAATGGAATGAACATTTTTCAGCTGAATTATGGCGTTCAGCATTCGCAAATGTTGGAATTAACCCGCTGGACTATCTGAAAAAAACTGAAAAGTCTGTCGTACTTCCGTGGGATTTTATAAAATTATCCTGA